A single Diceros bicornis minor isolate mBicDic1 chromosome 7, mDicBic1.mat.cur, whole genome shotgun sequence DNA region contains:
- the LOC131409106 gene encoding olfactory receptor 56A3-like — MLPYNNCSLSIEVSEFLLNCFVRSPSWQLWLSLPLSLLFLLAMGANATLLITIWLEASLHEPKYYLLSLLSLLDTMLCLTVIPKVLVIFWFDLRPIGFSACFLQMFIMNSFLPMESCTFLAMAYDRYVAICKPLHYPSIITDQFVAKAVVFILARNTFLTAPVPILSARLHYCGKNIIENCICANLSVSKLSCDNVALNRIYQLIIAWTLLGSDLILIFFSYTCILRAVLRLKAKGAAVKALSTCGSHFILILFFNIILLVFVFTHMAKKKVSPDIPILLNVLHQVIPAAFNPIVYGVRTQEIKQGVWKLLKRGG; from the coding sequence ATGCTGCCTTATAACAATTGTTCCCTCTCTATTGAAGTCTCTGAGTTCCTCCTGAATTGTTTTGTCAGGTCCCCCAGTTGGCAGCTCTGGCTGTCCCTGCCCCtaagcctcctcttcctcctggctATGGGGGCCAATGCCACCCTCCTTATCACCAtctggctggaggcctccctgcaTGAGCCCAAGTACTACCTGCTCAGCCTTCTCTCCCTGCTGGACACGATGCTCTGCCTCACTGTCATCCCCAAGGTCCTGGTCATCTTCTGGTTTGACCTCAGGCCCATTGGCTTCTCCGCCTGCTTCCTCCAGATGTTCATTATGAACAGCTTCCTGCCCATGGAATCATGCACCTTCCTAGctatggcctatgaccgctatgtggccatatGCAAGCCTCTGCACTATCCATCCATAATCACTGACCAATTTGTGGCAAAGGCTGTTGTCTTCATCTTGGCCCGGAATACATTTCTCACTGCTCCTGTGCCCATCCTCTCCGCTCGGCTCCATTACTGTGGAAAAAATATCATTGAGAACTGTATCTGTGCCAACCTCTCTGTGTCCAAGCTCTCCTGTGATAACGTTGCCCTTAACAGAATCTACCAGTTAATTATAGCCTGGACTCTTCTGGGCTCTGACCTCATCCTCATCTTCTTCTCCTACACTTGCATCCTGCGAGCTGTTCTTAGACTCAAGGCAAAAGGGGCAGCTGTCAAAGCTCTTAGCACATGTGGCTCTCATTTCATTCTCATCCTCTTCTTCAACATTATcctgttggtttttgttttcaccCATATGGCCAAGAAAAAGGTTTCCCCTGATATCCCCATCTTACTTAATGTCTTGCACCAAGTAATTCCTGCAGCCTTCAACCCAATTGTCTATGGAGTACGAACCCAGGAGATTAAGCAGGGAGTTTGGAAATTACTAAAGAGGGGTGGGTGA